The following are encoded together in the Ranitomeya imitator isolate aRanImi1 chromosome 4, aRanImi1.pri, whole genome shotgun sequence genome:
- the LOC138674359 gene encoding zona pellucida sperm-binding protein 3-like: MNGTSAGSVHGLPLVSPEFLIYRNVLNYNPVSPSSVIVRSNPAAVPIVCFYPRHGNVSSKAVMPTWAPFTTTVSTEERLVFSMYLMTDDWSERRPSSVFQLGDIFSIEASVETENHMDLILFVDYCVATITSDITADPRYDIISSNGCLLDGTQEDSSSAFISPRSQPNRIQFMVDAFRFIETPASTVYITCSLRATKVDQTPDPMNKACSYNKVSRSWSALEGSNNICRCCESRDCGALPGQTRRWGSVQGGSRGKREIGPHPEEHSMATLGPILVIGAEHSHQSSITEHLQALEVPEESQSFELWILVAIGSVSLVVIVVALVFTGRCVVKRLSPREAL; this comes from the exons GTGAGTCCAGAATTCCTAATCTATAGGAACGTGTTGAACTACAATCCAGTTTCCCCCAGCTCTGTCATAGTGCGATCCAACCCTGCTGCCGTTCCCATCGTGTGTTTTTACCCAAG ACATGGCAATGTAAGCAGCAAGGCAGTAATGCCAACATGGGCTCCATTTACTACCACAGTCTCTACAGAAGAAAGATTGGTCTTCTCTATGTACCTGATGACTG ATGACTGGAGTGAACGTAGGCCTTCTTCTGTTTTCCAACTTGGGGACATCTTCAGTATAGAGGCCTCGGTGGAAACTGAGAATCACATGGACTTGATCCTGTTTGTTGACTACTGTGTGGCCACCATTACCTCGGATATTACTGCTGACCCTCGTTATGATATCATATCCTCTAATGG GTGCCTTTTGGATGGGACACAAGAGGACTCCTCATCAGCCTTCATATCTCCAAGGTCTCAACCAAATAGGATCCAGTTCATGGTTGATGCCTTCAGGTTCATAGAAACTCCTGCATCTACG GTCTACATCACATGTTCTCTAAGAGCCACAAAAGTTGATCAGACTCCTGATCCAATGAACAAGGCCTGCTCTTACAACAAGGTTTCTAGAAG CTGGTCTGCACTTGAAGGCTCTAATAACATCTGCCGTTGCTGTGAGTCCAGGGACTGTGGTGCCCTTCCCGGCCAGACAAGAAGATGGGGCTCAGTCCAAGGAGGGTCAAGGGGGAAGAGAGAAATAG GTCCTCATCCAGAGGAGCATTCTATGGCTACACTTGGCCCTATATTGGTCATTGGAGCTGAACATTCCCACCAGTCATCCATTACAGAACACCTCCAGGCTTTAGAAGTCCCAGAAGAGTCACAATCCTTCGAGCTATGGATTTTGGTGGCAATCGGTTCTGTCAGTCTGGTGGTTATAGTTGTTGCTCTTGTCTTTACTGGTAGATGTGTTGTGAAGAGACTGTCACCCCGAGAAGCTCTGTGA